The window ACACCTGCACCACAATAGCAGAAGAATAGTGACACGATTGGAATTTCAACTTCAGTTAATAACAATCTTTAACTGAAAAAGTGCTTCCCAAACCCAGCCGAGAGAAAGCATGCCAAATGATCACCGTTTACATAAGCTTAAGTTTTAACTATTTATTATTTATAAACATAATAATACGCACTGAATATACGTAAGAATATTTTTAAGGGGCTGCTACTACTAATACTTAACAAGGGTTTAAGTGGGGGTACATTTAATAAGACCTTACACGAAACTTCCACCATGTGAAGGCGACTGCTGTTCTTGTTGTGTCCTCCTCGTCCCGGCCTGCTTCTGCTGTACAACTAAGGGCCTGTCAATCAAAAGTGCCACTAAGAGTCATAAGTGAGGTACTACCGTACTCTTCTGCACAGTTCCAGGTGACCGGCTCACCGTTTTGTTCATATTGGTGACTTAAAAAATACTATACGAGTATAGTCTCTGCATGTGCCATGGACCAAGTTCATGTCGCAAGAAATCAGGTCAATACCCTTTTGCAGTCGATTAAGGACTATATCTCCAACACATCCGAATCTGCGACTTATCATGCCCCAATTATCGATTGGCAACACCCTGAGCCCTACCAGCAATCGACCATAACAGGTTTGAAAAAATTCCTGGGTGCGGTGGAGACTGAAAGGAATTACTTGGAAGCTCTAGCATCGAGCGATGTCCCGCCAAAAGAGTTAGCAACCAATTTGCCTCACTTGACAGCAGTATGGGAAGAAGTAAAGCGAGCAGATTGGCCCTTGGGTTGCATTTCTCAAGTCCTAGAATGCTCGGATGGAAGTCAGGTAAAGGTAGACGTTGTGGCccgaggaggagaagaatgGATCAAAGTCAACACGTAAGTGAGTCTGTTTGAGATCTTAAAAGAGAAAAGCTATTCTGTTTACATTAATCTAACATGTTGCAGGATGAAAGAGTCCCGTTTAATGGCAGAATTCAGAGAGCAAGACTCATACTGTAATTCAGATTACTCAGATTACGACTCTGATGCTCCTGCCGAAACACTAAATGGCCAGCCTGTCTATCCTGGTCTAACTAATTCTGCAATCGAACAAGTCACTTCTATGGTCCAGTCGGCTAGATCCTACCCTCGCCTtccccatcttcctccaccGAAAGTCAAGTATATTTTGAATCGCTTGGAAGAGAACCCTGAAGGAGGCTACGTGGATCCAAGAGTAAACCGAACCTTCGAAGTCATCCGTTCACTTGGGGCGCAGCTCGTATTGGCTTCGGATATAAGACCTTTACCGAAACAACTCACCCCACCATTACCTAGACCGACTTCAAATGTGTTGCTCGACCTTTCTGTGGTGGTTGCTCTGTGCTGTGATTCAACTCATTTCCCATTGCCGGATTCGCAACAAGAGCTCGAAGCAAGGTTTCGTCCTCTACAGCTGGCCAGCGACGGCCAATTATCTCTGGCTCCTCATGTTCCTGTAACAAAAGATTTACGAGACCAACTTCAGTGGGAGATGCAACACCCACTTATACAAGAAATGCAAGAGCGATTGTCCCTTGTCGATGGAACACTCGAATTTTGGGTGACCGAGGAAGTGAAGAGTCGGCTACCGAAGATCGTCGAGGTCATCGGTGGGGAAAACGAGAAACGACGCGCGCAAGCTATGTTTACTGGTTTCGAAGATTTCTGGACTGGGAGCAGATGGAAAGGTAGCGAGGGCGTTCTAGGGAATATGAGAGTCCGAGTCATATCAAAAACCGATTGGGATCTTGTTGACCTGCATCAGATTCAACATTCGCCTTTCCGACGTGGCTTCGCCAGTGTTTGCCAAATGATGCTTGCTATTGTTGAAAGACAAACATCCGCGTCTGCTCTgccatctcctcctcctcctcccaaagCCAATAAAACTACGAGCAATCGCTCAGCTCGTCGGCCTCAGCCAGGTATCACGGTGGCATCTAGGTTACCGTCTGCACATACGTTACGTACATTCCTTGCAGGAATCAAGGGTTCCATGACTGTACTTACGAATAATCGGGGGGCTGTGGGAAAAGTCATAAGGGAGATGGGGGTAAATGAGGGTTTGGCGTATGGAGTGGAGGACGCAAAAGGAGAGGCAGTAGTGTGGGTTGTCAACCCGAGTAGCCTTTCAgaatggagaaggaaagaagtAGGGGCAAAGAACAAGGCTCTGAAAGAGCGATTAGGATTAGGAAAGGGTGATGAGCCGTCGCCAGAAGCGCTATCCGTGTAAGCTTTCGTTGCAGCATGACTTGTAAGAAATGTCAAAGCATCAGCCCCTCAAGTTCAGAACGAGATACACGATCTCCATCGATGAGAAGTGATTAGCCCTTCCAGCTGGTTAATCATTTATCTAACATTGCTCACAGCAACAGGGCCAAGAAAATAGTCACCAAATTAGTAATATATTTTACGCTTCTCCCCATGGTCGTCTTCTGCGTGAAAGACGAATAGTAACGAATTTCATAATACTGtaattattattatttatgAAGTATTAGCTGCCGTCGGATTTCGCCGCTACCTAATCAACATGCAAGAGGTGCTTTAGGTTTAATTTGATATATTGGAACATATGCATGTTTCATCCCCGTCAATGATGGGCGCAGATACCGAGCTCTACCATGATGTACAACGAATGAAAGATAATCATACATAGAGGGTATACATGGGTCGTTATAAGCTTGCGGGGTTTTTCGGCGTTATTTGGTTTGACTTATAGCGTTGAATTCTCGAGTGGAGGGTTCTCCGCATTAAGTCGTCCCCCGCGTCGCTGCCTGATTTCGCTGTCATTTTCTCTCGTAAATACTCGATCTTCATTCTTCGTACAGGACCATTTCCATCAAATATCCTACACATATCCCCGGCCACAGCATAAGCTCGCAGGGTCAAGCAAGGCGTTCCGACTATCCCGTAATCTACCAGACCGGAGGACTTATGCGTCTATATAACTTGTACACTTAATAATGGCCTCGTCCGCGCCATCTATAAATCGTTCAGGAAGACCACGAAAATCATCGACAGCAACTCCACACTCCCTTCCGCTCGCCACAACTCCTTCCACGGAAACACCCGCGCCGTCTGCTGCAGGAGGAGGGATGAGCATGCCACCCCCTAGCTACACTAGTAACGGGCCAATGTCCGTAAGCGATTGCGAGTTCCTTGCATCCCAGTTGCTGGAACCTGCGGTCACAGCTCGGAAGAAGCTTGAAATCGCCCTTGAACTCCGAGACTCCGCAGAGAACAACAGGGATTTCGGATTCTATGACAAGTATCTGTCAATATTTATTCCAGCACTCATCAGTATACTGGGGGATGAGAAATCAATTACTTTTGTGAAGGATAATGTCGAGCAAGTGAGTGCAAAGCAGTCAGGATATCTCTGGAGACATACAATGATGGATTAACATTGTATCAGCGCTTTCGTCACACCCTCCTTGCATTCTTGCAGCGCCTTCCCCATACCGAACCTTTCCGCCATCACATGAATTCTGTTATGGAGCTTTGCGTGAAGCTTCTCAAGATCGAAAATGAAGAAAATGCGTTACTTTGTATCAAGATCATGATTGATGGGCTTAGGAGCAATAAGGATCAAATGGAACCTTTTACGGAGCCTTTTCTTGATTTAGTCAAGCAAATGTACGCGAACATAAAAGCGGTTGTGGAGAAAGAGTTTGGCCCGTCAGGGGGAGGACCCAAGGCGGTATCTACGCAAGGCGAAGGCTCGGCAAACGGTCAGCAATCTCAACAACAGCAAGCATCGTCCTCCAATCATATCATTCTTCCTCATGCCCTTCATTCGCCCAAAGTTCTCACTGAATGCCCTATCGCTGTCGTACTCATATTTCAAACCTACAAATCCATCATGCAAACTGCAATGCTCGACTTCTATCCATTGGTAATTGACAGCATCAAGATACAGCCTGAACCCCAAAGGCTGGCCCATCTAGAGGCTAAAGAAAAGGGAGAAATCTTTGTCGGAGTGGCAAGCAGTATAACAAATCGGGAAATGTTCGCAGAGCTTGTAAAGGCGCAGGTCAAGGTATGTGTATTCTTCAATATTCCATGAGTGTAAGCTGATGTTAATCAGACCATGGCATTTTTGGCTTATGTTCTTCGAGGGAACCAAGGAAACAATAGGGATTATGTCAATGTTTTCCCAGAAGCTTGTGCTCGGCTCTTGCGAGATTGCCCACCAGAGGATGTCATCACTCGAAAAGAGCTTTTAGTGGCAACTCGACATATCCTTACTGTTGACTCCCGATCCTCCTTCATCCCTTACATCGACGTCCTTCTTGAGGAGCGAGTTCTCGTCGGCACGGGTGTCTCAAGCAGAGAATTGCTCCGACCGTTGGCTTATTCCGTGGTAGCCGACCTCATACATCATGTCCGAAACGAACTCCCTCTCCAGCAACTCATCCGTGTCGTTTACGTCTTCTCGTGTAATCTCAATGACTCAACTTTCTCGAGTTCTATTCAAACCATGTGCGCCAAGCTCCTCAACACTATCATTGATTCGATCTACAACAAGGCGGACACGAACGAGATGTCAAAGATTCTCAAAGGAATGTTTTTCACGTTCTTAGAAAAACTCTCTGCCATGTCGGATGCCCATGATAGGTTGAAGGCCTTGGCCGCTAGAGACAAGGGGAAGGGCCGGGCCAAAGGGGAATCCGGTGACGAAGATATAGAGGTGACTGATACGTCCGATGAAGCGTCAGATAAACTTATCCATGGGTGGAGAGATATTGAGCAGGCTATGCCCGTCCATTCAGTTGCGTATGCCAACGAATCGGTGGATTCTTTCTGTCGGGGTCAGTGATTCAAAGAGGAATACGAGTGTGGCTGACTTATTTGTAGATTCTCGGTACCTTTTCAAGACGATATTGCACACCTTCCGTACCCTTTTATCTTACACGCGCCAAGGCGAAAACCCTCCGCCCCAGCCAGATGGAGAAGTTCTCAGCAGATTCTTCGAGTGCAGTATTAAGTGTTTTGCCATTTTTGACGGTATTAATCGAGATCCCAGAGAGGCGAAGGAGGCGTTAGAACTTTTATCAGAAATCGTTCTACTCTTTGAACCGCATGTGTTTGCTGAGGTCTGGACAAGCCACATGGAATTTTTCAGCGATATTTCGATCACCAACAATCAAGTattttctcttctccagATGGTCATCACCCATGAGTCAGTCTCACATCAGCTGGTTTCCATTCTGCTCAAGTACTTGATGGAAAAATTGCCTGAGGTTGGGAGGATGGACAAACAACGTGCCACCCTTATGCTCAAAATGTTCAAGATAGCTTTCCTTGCTATCAATACATATATCACAAGCAATGAAGCGGTCTTAGTACCTCACCTCCAGAAGCTTATTATGAGTTCTTTCGAATCTGCTGCCAAGGCTGAAGATTCCTCCTTTTATTATCAGATCCTTCGCGCTTTGTTCAGGTGAGTTTAGTATTTATTGATATCTGACTGTCTGACATGTAATAGGTCCATTGGGGGAGGACGTTTTGAAGCGCTCTACAAAGAAGTTCTTCCAATCTTGCAGGAAATGCTTGATCATCTGGCATATCTTCTGGATCATTCGCCTGACGAGATCTCTAAAGACATCTTTGTGGAGCTCATGTTGACTGTTCCCGTTCGTCTCACCAACCTTCTACCGCACCTGAGCTACCTCATGAAACCATTAGTGCGTGCACTCAGCGCAGGCCCTGACCTTGTCAGTCAAGGTCTTCGTACCCTAGAGCTCTGTATCGATAATCTCACAGCCGACTTCCTTGATCCCACTTTGGCACCGGTGTTGCGTGATCTCATGGCTGCGTTGCATCAATTACTCAAGCCTATACCTGCCAACCGTGAGCATGCAAGTGCGGCGTTGAAAATTTTAGGGAAGCTCGGAGGGCGGAACAGGAGGTTTCAAGAGGTCCATGACAATCTTGAGTACCGGCTCCTCTCTGATCGCTTAGTTGTCCCTATCACCTTTGAAGGAACGCGTCATCAGTTAGACTTGACACCTTTAGTGAACTCCGCGGGCAAAGCTATTGACAATGAAGCGGATCTTTTGCGGGAAGACGGGTTGCAAGTGTTGATGTACTCGGCTTTGACAATATTTGAGAAGGTATGCGAATCGCAGTTACGCAAGACTCACTGCTGACCAAAGTATAGGGAGCTCCTGGCCCCGAAGGAAACGCCACATTCAGAACTACTATGACTCGGCTTTTCTTCGCCTGTGATAGGCCTGTCATTGGAGAAAGGGCGCTTATCTTTGTGCGTGATCTTTGTCGCAGGGCATTCGCTCTGGAGCTGGGAAGGACGGACGGTACCGAGCACCCCATTAAACCTGGTCCCGATCACTCTCGTCGACGATTTCTCCCTCTCACTAATGCTCTATCCGATGCGTTCCTGGAGACCCTTGCCGTCTCTAAAGCTGCAGAGCAAAAGGGTCTCAGCGACTTGTTGGCGACAATCGTTATGGATTTTAAAGAGTTGGCTCTCTCCCCCAGATTCCAAGGTGTTGTAGATGGGCATCGGTCCTTCGATCGTATGGTAACTTTCTTCGCTCTACGCCTTGTGACACTTTGTCACGAGGAAGCCTGGTCAAAAAAGATGGCCGGCGTTTCTGCCATATCCACGTTTGCTCATAAAATTGAATTAAGCCGCAAAAACATAATTGATCTCCAGCTTGACTTCATCCGTGCGCTTTTGTACTGCTTACGTGACGCTCCCAAAGACGTGCCCAGGAGTGCGGACGACGTTATTGGGCTCATCAAACACCTCATACGAACCTGTCAATCTCAGGACGATGGCAAACCTCGAATAGGACGATTGATTGAGACGTTTGTTGGCGAGCTTAACAGTCAAAGCAAATTAGCACGTGACGCTGCACAGCAGTGTATTGAAGTGCTCGCAGAAGTCACTGCACAGACAGTGCCTGAGCTCATCACTAATATCGCGAAGGTCAAGTTATTGAGTGTTGATCATGGCCCGATTTACTCCAAGCCTTTACGAGCTCTTCCCTTTGCTATGCAGGTCGGCAACATCAGCGCAGTCACATATTTGATGGATTTACGTCCTTCGGTGGTCGAGACGTCAGAGGAATTCATTCGACTGCTTCATGAGGTTCTAGCATTGGCAGATGTCGACGACGCGAACCTGGTCAGCAAGCCTGCGACTCATAAACAAGAATCATGGTTGAAAGCTCTTCGGATTTGTTGCCTTCGCCTACTCAAATCGTCCATGGCCACGCCAGACTTCATGAATAAACCAACTCAAGGACAGCTCCGTGCCCGGTAAGTGTGTAATCTAGTATCACTTACACGTATGCTTACTTTTTTACTAGCATTATACAGGTATATTTCAAGCACGTTTATTCACAAAATCCAGAGATCGTTGCTGTCGCCCATGAAGGTCTGAGAGACGTGCTCCAGCAGGAGAACAGGCTCTCGAGGGATGTTTTACAAAAAGGACTTCGACCTATCCTTGTGAATCTTGCGGATGCCAAGAGGTTGAGCGTTTCTGGTTTGGATGGCTTAGCTCGTTTCCTTGAACTCCTCACCAATTACTTTAAGGTAGAAATTGGTGTGAAGCTATTAGATCATTTCAAAACACTCGGCGATCATCAAATGTTAATCAAGGCAGCTTACGCTCCTCTGGATGACAATCACAACATTGCCAGAATGTCACGTTTGGTAAATATCTTTCGGCTTCTGCCCTCAAGTGCCGTTCAGTACTTGAACGACCTTGTCGCCAACGTCGTTGAAGTAGAggctcttcttcaccaaTCACATCCTGGTCCCTTCACGGAGTATCTTGGTCGTTATCTTGACAGATACCATGCCAACGCCGTCCAAAATCTCTTCGACAACATACGAAACACGCGTTATGTTTGGACTTACCGCAATATCATCACGTCCGGTAGTGCACCTCATCTCGTCGGAGAGTTTGCCAGTCGTGGGGAAGCTCTTTGTCAACTTTGTTTCAGTAATCCAGAAGTAACAGATCTTGTCTTGCCTGGTCTGCTTCTTGTGAGGGATCTGTCCCGAGTTCAGTCTAGCTGGTTGTCTGACAGCGAACCAGTCCTCGAACCGATGGTTAATGTTTGGCGGATGATTGTGACCAAGTCGCGCGACCTCAAAGCAGACATTACTGGTTATCAATTCCAGCAGATGCCTTCTCTATTGCTCGAAATGTTCATGGCAAGTCTCGAACAGCAGCAACACATCCCTCTCTTATTCCACGTTGTGGAAGCCTACGAGGTGCGAGCGGCATTTGAGCGATCTCACGTCACTTTCTTCTTGTATCGGCAGGTTGCCTTGCAAGAATCCGTCGAGTATCGTCGCGAAGTCATAGAATACTTCTTTAGCCTTTACGAGGCCGAGGATGTACCGTGGACGTACAAAACCAATGCTTTGCGCGTGATAGTGAACCCTACGCTTCGAGTATACTTTGGTGATCCCAATCACGATGGCTCGTTAATCTCCACTCAGCTCGTGCAGAAAATCGCCAACCTAATGTGGCGTCCGCTTTCTGCAACGACGTCTTCGAAGCAAAGGGAGGATACTCATCTCATCGAGGTCTTCGCATTGACCACCATGTTAGTTCAGCACTGCAGTGCGAAGGTTAATGAAGCGAGGAAAGAAATATTCAAATTGGCGTGGATGGGAATCAATCTATTGGAACCAACTGTCAAGCTTATGGCTTATGTCCTTGCTGCTCGGTTCATGGCGACTTATGACACTCCAGTCAAGTTTGTAAGGCTCACTTGGACTGGTGTTTTGCGGCTTAAAGACACCGATAACCGTGTTCTTTATCGTCAAGCTATCGACACTCTGGCATCATCATTATCAGTCCGAGATCCCCCACCAGCCAATGGCACCCCAGAATGGGCGAAGCTCCTTCGAACCGTACTCATTGAAGAGGGCCATGCTACCAATCAACTTGTCACCGTCTGTGAGCTTTTGGTGCACCATCCCGACCTCTTTTATGACTACCGTGAGCTATATGTTCCTCACATCGCCAACTCCTTGGGCAAGTTGGCGTTCGCTCAAGCGGCTACTCCCGAACTCAAAAAACTGACCGTCGATATTGTGGAGCTCATTTTCAGCTGGGAGAAGAGACGTATGGCAGcaagagatggagagacCATGGATGTGGATGAAGGACCGAAAAGAGGCGCGGATCAGTCGGTGGAGCAGGGTCCAACCAAGAAACAGAGAGTTGATAGGGCAGGAACTGCCATATCTGGGAGTAGCGGGGGAGGTTGGGCAGCTCCCAGTCAAGTCAGAGAGCTTATGACGGCTCATCTTCTGAGATTGGTGTCAACATCCGCCGATCCTGTGACCAGGAATGGATTAACGAAGCGGGCATTGATGCTTTTCAAAGATATATTAGGACCGAAGGGTTTGCCAAATGTTCATGTCAAATTGGGATTTTTCCACAGAACTATGACACAGGTTCGTTCATTTAATGACGATTGAAACTTTGCTGACGGCTGCCGTACCAGGACATCAACCCAAATACAAGGCCTACTGTTGCTAATTCGACCGAGGTCATCGCTGCCGTGGCCGCTGCCGTGAAAGACACTCAATGGGTTAAGGCCAACCTCAGTTTATTGTCCAAACTTTTAGAAAAAGTTTGGGTCTCACCTGAGACCGATTTACACGAAGTCGTAGCACCTTTGACCGAAGACCTCTTTTCGGAAATGCCTGCAGATGAGAATGCCGAGGCCGAGCCCGATGCGAAAGCTTTGTTGGCCTTCGTTCAAACCGCAGTTAACGATGGTCTTTCTGCTAGCTTGCGATCGACGTTGTCATTGCCTGGAACATTATTCCTTCTGAAGACCTGGTTAAAGACTCATCCCAAAGTGTTGCAATCAGAAGGCATCAGTTCGGCTTTGCTTAAAGTCCTTGCCAATTTAGTCAAGCTTCACACCACATCCAATCAGTCTGCTGGTGCGGCCAATGAGCCTGATATCGTTAGACTCATCACTTCTGTCCTCGACATTCTTCGTGACAGGGTCAATGATCTTCGAGAGCAGCGCAAGCATTTGTATAGTAGCATCACAGTTTTGGTCGACAGGTCGCTCAATCCCGTGCTTTGTCGTTACCTTTTGCAACTCATGAGACACTGGGTTATTGATGGCAGTGATGGTGCGACGCACGGCAAGGAGAAGGCATTGATACTCCTTCGTATGATGGGTTTCGAGTCAAGAAGTGACCAACTCTTCCAAGAATTCCTGGAACTCGTTTATGACGTCTACCAACAAGAAAATCTCCGTGGCTCAGATATAACACACCGCTTAGAGCCAGCTTTCTTATTGGGTACGAGGTCAAAGAATGCTGAGCAGCGAGCTCGCTTCCTTGATAAATTGGAACAGAACTTACCTAGGTCCATCGACAGTCGGCTGCAGTACTTATGTTCTCTTCAAAACTGGGACACACTGGCTGACAGCTACTGGATTCCACAAATCTTAAGCCAACTACTTGGTGTCGCAAATCTCCAGGAAAGTCTTACGCAGCAGCCCATGCCTCGCATACTTGATGTCGATCCCATTGTGGATATGGCTGAAGGCGCATGCATTAGACACATCGTCCGCCCTGCGCGTAATCTTATTCATATCGATGTCACACTGTCTCATGATCTATGGGTTTCAGTGTTTTCTATGTGCTGGGGCTCATTAAGCAGATCTCACCAACTCGCTTTCACACCGTACCTTATCAAGCTGATGTCGAAATCTCACCTCCAAAGGCAAACCGAGATGCGTCCCAACGTGGTTCAAGCCTTCCTTGACGGCATTGCGGCTTGTACAGTCCCTGTCACACTTCCCCCGACGCTCGTTAGGTTCCTTGCGAAGAATTTCAATGCGTGGTATGTCGGTTTTGAGATTCTTACCCGACTCACCGATGTCTATCGCGGCGATGATGGACTGCGTGAAACTTGCGCGAGTGCTTTGAGTGAATTGTATGCGGAACTTTGCGAAGAGGATATGTACTACGGCGTTGCTCGTAGTCGATGTCAGTTCCCTGAGACGACAGGTGCCCTTACCTATGAGCAGAATGGACTTTGGCCCAAAGCCATCGAGTTGTATGAGCAAGCACAGATCAAAGCTCGCAACAACATGCTCCCATTCAGCGAAGGCGAATACTGCTTGTGGGAAGACCACTGGATTCTATCAGCTCAGAAGTTACAGAACTGGGAGAATTTGACAGAGCTAGCAAGAATTGACAGTGATGCGGATCTCCTGCTGGAATGCGCTTGGAGATTGTCAGACTGGGCATCACCTGATCGGGAGGCTATTGATCAAAATCTGGCACGCGTTATTGATCACCCTACTCCTCGCCGAAAGACCTTTGAAGCCTTTGTGGCCCTTCTACGATCGCATATGGCGCGAGAACCACCTAATGAGTTCCTACGGGTTCTAGATGAGGCTCAACAGGTCACTCTGCGCAAGTGGATCAGTTTACCAGCACATATGACCAACGCTCATCTACCTCTCCTTCAAATGTGTCAACAAGTAGTCGAACTGGGTGAGGCAGCTCGCGTTTTTGACAGTCTTCAAATGACCAATCAAGCAAACCTTGAGCTACGATGTAACAGTGACTTAAAGCCAATTTTCCAGACCTGGCGGGATCGTTTACCCAACTTCTGGGATGACATCAGCGTCTGGAGTGATCTTCTCGCCTGGCGCCAGCATGTTTTCCAGGCTGTCACCAAGGTCTACCATCCATTGGTTGCTCAACCCGATAACGCAACCTACGGCTACAGAGGATTCCATGAGACGGCGTGGATGATCAATAGGTTTGGTGAAGTGGCACGCCGTCATGGCCTTCTGGATGTCTGCAGCGTCTCTCTAAACAAAATTTACATGCTGCCCAATATTGAGATCTCTGAAGCTTTCCTTAAGCTTCGCGAACAAGCTCTTTGTTTTTTCCAAAAGCCAGAGAAGTTTAACGAAGGTCTTGAGAACATCAGCACCACCAATCTCAAATTCTTTGGCCTATCTCAACGTGCAGAATTCCTGACCTTTAAAGGAATGTTTATCTCTCGCTTGGGTCAGAATGAAGAAGCAAACGCCGAGTTTGCCCACGCAATCCAAACTGATTGGAATCTCCCTAAGGCGTGGGCTGAATGGGGTCGCTTCAATGATAAGCTGTACAAAGACCGACCCGAAAATCCTGCCACTGGTCCTCCGGAACCTGAACCTGGAAAACCCAAGATGACCGATGCGCAATGGCAAGAGTCTTATTCCCAAGACCGTGCAATACTTGCGTCAAGTGCTGTGTCATGTTACCTTCAGGCTGCTGGTCTTTACAACAATCACAAGTCTCGAGGATTACTTTTGAGAGTTCTATGGTTGCTTGGTCTCGATGACAGCCACAACACTATTTCTAAGGCATTTGAAAACTATAAGGGTGACTTAGTTATCTGGTATTGGATTACTCTTATCCCTCAACTTCTTATGTCTCTGTCTCATCGTGAAGCCAGCCATGCAAGATTGGTTTTGATGCGTATAGCCAAGTCTTTCCCACAGGTAAGTCTCACGTTTATAGTATAGCATCTCTCTCCAACTAATACTCTATCCAGGCGCTCTTTTTCCCTCTTAGGGTTTCGCGAGAGGACTTCGTGAACGTTAAGAAGCAGCAACAGATGCAGCAACGATTCGCTGCTGCTCGTCGCGCTGAGAATCAAGCCAAGATAGCCGCGGCTAATGCTATTGCCGATGCCTCTGGACAGCCATCTGAAGCTAAAGAAGTCAAAGATGAGCAGTCTGCGGCCAATGCTACTGGGACTCAACCTCCGGTGTCGAATGGACAAGCCATGGGTCTTACAGCACAGGCTCAGAGTCCGTCTTCACAAGCTCCCCGTCAACCTTGGGACCATGTTGAAGAGATTATGAACATGCTGAAGACGGCGTTCCCCCTTTTGGCATTGACCATGGAAAAGATGGTCGATCAGATATCATTGAGAGCGAAGCCAGCATCTGATGAGGACATATACCGGTTCTTCTCTGCTTTGTTGGCAGACGCGATGCAGCAGTGGGGCGGGAGGAGCGGGCTGCCTAACGATGATGGAGAGCTCAATGCGCAGACTAAAGATAATCTCGCAAAGTTCGCAACCAACCTCAATGGGGAGTTGAAGGTGAGTGCCTGCTTTTGAAGATAGAGGAGAACTGATCGATGATGTGCCTTAGGTCATGATCGAGAAAGACTTCATGGTAGAGATGCCTAAGCTGCGAGAGTATATCAGACGACTTCAGAGATGGCGAGATCTTTATGAGAAGAACCTGGATGACCGATCTAAGACTTTGCCCCTTGATCAAGGAGGCTGCAATCTCACAGAATTCCATCACACGAAGTTCGATGATGTAGAGATTCCTGGTCAATACGTGCAGGTGAGTTGGTCATCTAACGTTCGAGTGATACTGCCCATACTCACTGTCATGCGAAAAGCACGTTGATCAAGGTGAAGAGTTCATCAAGATCTCGCGTTTCGCCCCTAGGGCCGAGCTTGGTCGAGGTCATGGCTATTGCTTCCGGCGCATCACAATGATTGGTAATAATGGTGTATCGTACACGTTCCACGTGCAGATGCCTGCTGCAAGGCATTGTAGACGAGAAGAGCGTTTGACGCAGTTGTTTAGGATCATGAACAGGTAAGCGGCCAACTTCGGTAGATAAAGCTAATGTCTGCTAGTGTACTGtggaaaagaaaagagtCACGTCGCCGAAGTTTACAGATACATCTTCCTACCGCTACCCCTTTAGCTCCCCAACTTCGTCTTGTCCAATCTGACTCATCCTATGTCAGTATGCAAGAGATCTTCGAGGACTTTGCGGCGTCCAAGAATA is drawn from Cryptococcus gattii WM276 chromosome A, complete sequence and contains these coding sequences:
- a CDS encoding Hypothetical Protein (Similar to TIGR gene model, INSD accession AAW41145.1), which produces MDQVHVARNQVNTLLQSIKDYISNTSESATYHAPIIDWQHPEPYQQSTITGLKKFLGAVETERNYLEALASSDVPPKELATNLPHLTAVWEEVKRADWPLGCISQVLECSDGSQVKVDVVARGGEEWIKVNTMKESRLMAEFREQDSYCNSDYSDYDSDAPAETLNGQPVYPGLTNSAIEQVTSMVQSARSYPRLPHLPPPKVKYILNRLEENPEGGYVDPRVNRTFEVIRSLGAQLVLASDIRPLPKQLTPPLPRPTSNVLLDLSVVVALCCDSTHFPLPDSQQELEARFRPLQLASDGQLSLAPHVPVTKDLRDQLQWEMQHPLIQEMQERLSLVDGTLEFWVTEEVKSRLPKIVEVIGGENEKRRAQAMFTGFEDFWTGSRWKGSEGVLGNMRVRVISKTDWDLVDLHQIQHSPFRRGFASVCQMMLAIVERQTSASALPSPPPPPKANKTTSNRSARRPQPGITVASRLPSAHTLRTFLAGIKGSMTVLTNNRGAVGKVIREMGVNEGLAYGVEDAKGEAVVWVVNPSSLSEWRRKEVGAKNKALKERLGLGKGDEPSPEALSV